The following coding sequences lie in one Arachis stenosperma cultivar V10309 chromosome 5, arast.V10309.gnm1.PFL2, whole genome shotgun sequence genomic window:
- the LOC130981618 gene encoding calcium-transporting ATPase 2, plasma membrane-type-like: MMESYLKENFDVKPKNSSEEALERWRKLCGMVKNPKRRFRFTANLSKRQEADAMRLGNKEKLKVAVLVSKAAFQFIQGAQVKPSDEKVPEEVKAAGFEISGDELGTIVEGHDVKKLKSHGGVDGIAEKLSTSTSKGLSSDPDSLSKRQDIYGINKFAESEAKSFWVFVWEALQDMTLMILGVCAFVSLIVGIATEGWPKGAHDGLGIVASILLVVFVTATSDYRQSLQFKDLDKEKKKISVQVTRDGCRQKMSIYELLAGDIVHLSIGDQVPADGLFLSGFSLLIDESSLTGESEPVMVNSEYPFLLSGTKVQDGSCKMLVTTVGMRTQWGKLMATLSEGGDDETPLQVKLNGVATIIGKIGLFFAVVTFAVLVQGLVSRKLQEGRIWSWNGDDALEMLEFFAVAVTIVVVAVPEGLPLAVTLSLAFAMKKMMNDKALVRHLAACETMGSATTICSDKTGTLTTNHMTVVKTCICMNTNEVSNNKASDLCSELPDSSMKLLLQSIFNNTGGEVVVNKHGKREILGTPTETAILEFGLSLGGDFQAEKQECNVVKVEPFNSTKKKMSLVVELPGGGLRAHCKGASEIILASCDKVLNSAGEVVLLNEESNNHLKATIDQFANEALRTLCLAYKELDNGFSSEDPIPDSGYTCIGIVGIKDPVRPGVKESVAVCRSAGITVRMVTGDNINTAKAIARECGILTDDGIAIEGPEFREKSEEELLKLIPKIQVMARSSPLDKHTLVKHLRNTFGEVVAVTGDGTNDAPALHEADIGLAMGIAGTEVAKESADVIILDDNFSTIVTVAKWGRSVYINIQKFVQFQLTVNVVALIVNFTSACVTGSAPLTAVQLLWVNMIMDTLGALALATEPPNDDLMKRLPVGRKGNFISNVMWRNILGQSLYQFMVIWFLQSRGKSIFSLDGPDSDLVLNTLIFNTFVFCQVFNEINSREMEEIDVFKGILNNHVFVGVLTATVFFQIIIVEYLGTFANTAPLTLVQWFFSLLVGFLGMPIAARLKKIRV; encoded by the exons ATGATGGAGAGCTACCTAAAAGAGAATTTTGATGTGAAGCCTAAGAATTCATCTGAAGAAGCACTTGAGAGATGGAGGAAGCTATGTGGGATGGTCAAGAACCCCAAAAGAAGGTTCCGTTTCACTGCAAATCTCTCCAAGAGACAAGAAGCAGATGCCATGCGTCTTGGCAACAAG GAGAAGCTGAAGGTGGCAGTTTTGGTTTCCAAAGCAGCATTTCAATTTATCCAAG GTGCACAAGTGAAACCAAGTGATGAAAAAGTACCTGAAGAAGTTAAAGCAGCAGGTTTCGAAATCAGTGGTGATGAATTGGGGACTATTGTTGAAGGCCATGATGTGAAGAAGCTGAAATCTCATGGTGGGGTTGATGGCATTGCAGAGAAGCTTTCTACATCAACCAGCAAGGGGCTTAGCAGTGATCCTGATTCACTGAGCAAGAGACAAGACATATATGGGATCAACAAATTCGCCGAAAGCGAAGCCAAGAGTTTCTGGGTTTTTGTTTGGGAAGCCCTTCAAGACATGACTCTGATGATACTTGGAGTGTGTGCTTTTGTGTCTCTGATAGTTGGCATTGCAACAGAAGGTTGGCCAAAGGGAGCACATGACGGTCTTGGCATTGTTGCCAGCATACTACTGGTTGTGTTTGTGACAGCAACCAGTGATTACAGGCAGTCATTGCAATTCAAAGATTTGGacaaggagaagaagaagatttcaGTTCAGGTAACAAGAGACGGTTGCAGGCAGAAGATGTCAATATATGAATTACTTGCTGGTGATATTGTGCATCTTTCAATTGGTGATCAAGTACCTGCTGATGGACTATTTCTCTCTGGATTCTCTCTGTTGATTGATGAATCAAGCTTGACAGGGGAGAGTGAACCGGTTATGGTGAACTCTGAGTATCCATTTCTTCTTTCTGGAACCAAGGTTCAAGATGGATCTTGCAAGATGTTGGTTACCACTGTGGGAATGAGGACTCAATGGGGAAAGTTGATGGCAACTCTGAGTGAAGGTGGAGATGATGAAACTCCATTACAGGTTAAATTGAATGGAGTTGCAACCATTATTGGCAAGATAGGCCTCTTCTTCGCCGTGGTTACATTCGCGGTTCTTGTGCAAGGACTAGTGAGCCGTAAGCTCCAAGAAGGGAGAATATGGAGCTGGAATGGAGATGATGCTTTGGAGATGCTGGAATTCTTCGCTGTCGCGGTTACCATAGTAGTTGTTGCTGTCCCAGAAGGGCTGCCACTGGCTGTGACATTGAGCCTTGCCTTCGccatgaagaagatgatgaatgatAAGGCCCTTGTGAGGCATTTGGCCGCGTGCGAAACCATGGGATCTGCCACAACTATATGCAGTGACAAGACTGGAACTCTAACAACTAATCACATGACTGTtgtgaaaacatgcatttgTATGAACACCAATGAAGTGAGTAACAATAAGGCTTCTGATTTGTGTTCTGAGCTTCCTGATTCTTCCATGAAACTGCTCCTTCAGTCAATATTCAACAACACTGGAGGAGAGGTTGTGGTTAACAAACATGGGAAGCGAGAGATCTTAGGGACACCAACAGAGACTGCAATCTTGGAGTTTGGCTTGTCACTTGGTGGAGATTTTCAAGCAGAGAAACAAGAATGCAATGTTGTTAAAGTTGAGCCTTTCAACTCCACCAAGAAGAAAATGAGCCTTGTGGTGGAGCTCCCTGGTGGTGGATTGCGTGCACACTGCAAAGGTGCTTCTGAGATCATCCTGGCCTCTTGTGACAAGGTGCTTAACTCCGCCGGCGAGGTTGTCCTGCTCAATGAAGAATCAAATAACCATCTCAAGGCTACAATAGACCAGTTTGCTAATGAGGCACTCAGAACATTATGCCTTGCCTATAAAGAATTAGATAATGGATTCTCTTCTGAGGATCCAATTCCTGATTCTGGCTATACTTGTATAGGAATTGTTGGTATCAAGGATCCGGTTCGCCCCGGCGTTAAGGAATCTGTAGCAGTATGCCGCTCTGCTGGAATCACAGTGAGGATGGTTACAGGAGATAATATCAATACTGCCAAGGCTATAGCCAGGGAATGTGGGATCTTAACAGATGATGGCATAGCCATTGAAGGTCCAGAGTTTAGAGAGAAGAGTGAGGAAGAATTGCTTAAACTCATTCCCAAAATTCAG GTAATGGCTCGGTCGTCGCCTTTAGACAAACATACATTGGTGAAACACTTGCGTAACACGTTTGGGGAAGTTGTAGCTGTAACTGGAGATGGAACAAATGATGCTCCAGCACTTCATGAAGCTGACATTGGACTTGCTATGGGCATTGCTGGAACTGAG GTTGCAAAAGAAAGTGCTGATGTCATAATTCTAGATGACAACTTCTCCACAATAGTGACAGTGGCCAAATGGGGACGTTCTGTTTacataaatattcaaaaattcgTGCAGTTTCAGTTAACGGTTAATGTGGTTGCATTGATAGTGAACTTCACCTCAGCATGTGTGACAG GAAGTGCACCCCTCACAGCTGTTCAACTTTTGTGGGTGAACATGATCATGGATACACTGGGAGCACTAGCACTAGCAACTGAACCTCCGAATGATGATTTAATGAAGCGTTTGCCTGTTGGAAGGAAGGGCAATTTCATCAGCAATGTCATGTGGAGGAACATCTTGGGACAATCATTGTATCAGTTTATGGTGATATGGTTTCTTCAGTCAAGGGGGAAATCGATATTTTCGCTCGACGGCCCTGACTCGGATCTGGTCTTAAACACACTCATTTTCAACACATTTGTCTTCTGTCAG GTTTTCAATGAGATTAACTCACGTGAGATGGAGGAAATAGATGTTTTCAAAGGCATATTGAACAATCATGTTTTCGTGGGTGTCCTTACTGCTACTGTTTTCTTCCAAATCATAATAGTGGAGTACTTGGGAACCTTTGCAAACACAGCACCTCTAACTCTGGTTCAATGGTTCTTCAGCTTGTTGGTTGGATTTTTAGGCATGCCAATCGCAGCTCGCTTGAAGAAGATCCGTGTTTGA
- the LOC130981617 gene encoding uncharacterized protein LOC130981617, giving the protein MKKRLPSSAEEFLSSATKQTLKTSKPSLKTQIHAIKPSSELSSTLPQSLCNSISSAIQSFHNLLQPNPPTNLSPTKSPRTPPSKRLRRSSRLEPPLANPDHEKDKILERLQILAHIAQLCVSHPKKPFSPSDLLPGVQVLHDNLIVFESDSVLSSSIECLCEEWWKDNLPGRESLISQTLPFLLARSLTVKKKVDVHKVYTLREAFALFDFDDDSIEDLKLLLVRCVISPLYLKTEDGRKFLSFVFGLSQQFGKEVLAMIRSQIPFGRKSMLESYGDILFRAWKAAEGDSKSEIENGFLQEMIEAAIHAGSSALASYIRRIFGAFVEQRTTDGVEKLLFKLAEPVIFRSLQVANSNVRQNALYLLLDLFPLEDPDATKEEKDILLDKQFFLLERLLKDDCPQVRTIAVEGSCRVLHLFWEIIPSPIITKIITKLFDDMSHDACSEVRVSMLNGIIYLLGNPHSHEILKVLLPRLRHLMLDNVLTVRVAAADLLLHLEDVRNFQFNKVVELDSLLSILASDQPPVAQKITKLLMPSYFPSKVPIEEACNRCITLMRRSPMGGAIFCKFAILEGAPKDHLMELIKAFMSLVLSPHKLDANQIEGFLVAASYLCDDLASELCYKNALKQLFTQEKVKKLLTLASTGQAQSSLFNLLSAVHPDGVAGLLEECMAIVTNCNGLSEDVDRQSEVRSAHKLLLSLGYFDDMLEALTSLLHKAAYRCHIKFGTVMPSHSISSVKGKKSKSSGNFSFKSKIINRKQSFEDDYLVAVGIAWQVRDFLLNEDTRKALLRPQTLEMLFLSLKIISEVTIVHCGEYDYMDISPILAYMAIALQMTVDIVSTTSIQNNDRKKRKTEASTSLSESILEQTIEHVLDCLEKLFVADDSTKNDKVDSDLQSANRTNRIATQSDSAHNKPRQVLCKVKMLTAVLKFMADTFAMDFAPHNHELFLNYTSKCVQHIMSSLDRLHHKQIRFNEDDMKSVFFCLKSSFTYATKVLNMTLTDSSGLSTNSPTAFALANDLLDLVVLIESYLGSGYASRLVAAANPWLPDLVLALASISVQKHGVGGRKHSTASDQMKLRIPKWILIVAKTELSSVKDAAEDGYSDQQKFSAFDRLVSMLVVLLKKNSDVMDAVGVIFLDSSLVGLERKDIGLALGLLHFVRFKLFEHDDRDWGDMMLSSLQGIYPKIEREIAEENHEEELDKLTFAKDLIEPLWMHHLYETGKVSMTDE; this is encoded by the exons ATGAAGAAGAGGCTTCCTTCATCCGCAGAAGAATTTCTTTCTTCAGCCACAAAACAAACTCTCAAAACCTCCAAGCCATCACTCAAAACCCAAATTCACGCCATCAAACCATCCTCCGAACTCTCCTCTACACTCCCTCAATCCCTCTGCAATTCAATCTCCTCCGCAATTCAATCCTTCCACAACCTTCTTCAACCAAACCCTCCAACAAACCTCAGCCCCACCAAATCCCCTCGCACCCCTCCCTCCAAGCGCCTCCGCCGCTCTTCTCGCCTCGAGCCCCCACTCGCCAACCCGGATCATGAGAAGGACAAAATTCTCGAGCGCCTCCAAATTCTCGCGCATATCGCGCAACTTTGCGTCTCGCACCCCAAGAAACCGTTCTCGCCGTCGGATTTGCTCCCGGGAGTTCAGGTGCTTCACGATAACTTGATCGTGTTCGAGTCCGACTCGGTTCTTTCCTCGTCGATCGAGTGCTTGTGCGAGGAATGGTGGAAGGACAATCTTCCCGGCCGAGAGTCCTTAATCTCGCAGACTCTCCCTTTTCTTCTCGCGAGATCTCTCACGGTGAAGAAGAAGGTCGACGTGCACAAGGTCTACACGCTCCGGGAGGCTTTTGCTCTGTTTGACTTTGACGACGACAGCATCGAGGATTTGAAGCTGTTGCTGGTTCGTTGCGTGATTTCGCCTCTGTATTTGAAGACAGAGGACGGAAGGAAATTCCTCTCGTTCGTGTTTGGTTTAAGCCAACAGTTTGGGAAGGAAGTTTTGGCTATGATTCGCTCCCAGATACCGTTTGGGAGGAAGTCGATGCTTGAGTCTTACGGGGATATCCTGTTTCGGGCATGGAAAGCAGCCGAAGGGGATTCGAAAAGCGAAATTGAGAATGGGTTCTTGCAGGAGATGATCGAAGCTGCTATACATGCTGGTTCCTCAGCGCTTGCTTCATATATTAGAAGGATTTTTGGAGCATTTGTTGAACAAAGGACCACAGATGGAGTTGAGAAGCTTCTGTTTAAGCTTGCTGAGCCTGTGATATTTAGGTCCTTGCAG GTTGCAAACTCAAATGTTAGGCAGAATGCTTTATATTTACTTCTTGACTTGTTCCCTCTTGAAGACCCTGATGCTACGAAAGAGGAGAAAGATATATTGCTTGATAAGCAGTTCTTCTTATTAGAAAGGTTACTTAAGGATGATTGTCcacaagtcagaacaattgctGTTGAGGGTTCCTGTCGTGTGCTTCATCTGTTTTGGGAAATTATTCCTTCACCAATCATAACAAAGATAATTACAAAACTATTTGATGACATGTCTCACGATGCATGCAGTGAAGTGAGGGTTTCCATGTTAAATGGCATAATTTATTTGCTTGGCAATCCCCACTCTCATGAAATTCTTAAGGTTCTCTTGCCAAGACTTCGGCATTTAATGCTGGACAATGTTCTCACAGTTCGAGTTGCTGCAGCAGATCTCTTATTACACCTAGAGGACGTCAGAAATTTTCAGTTCAACAAG GTGGTGGAGCTTGATTCACTATTGTCTATCCTTGCTAGTGATCAACCTCCTGTGGCTCAGAAGATAACAAAATTGCTTATGCCATCATACTTTCCCTCGAAAGTACCCATTGAGGAGGCATGTAATCGTTGCATTACACTTATGAGAAGGTCTCCGATGGGAGGTGCAATCTTCTGCAAATTTGCAATCTTGGAAGGAGCACCTAAAGATCATCTTATGGAACTCATCAAAGCATTCATGAGTTTGGTCTTGTCACCTCATAAGTTGGATGCAAATCAGATTGAGGGTTTTCTTGTTGCTGCTAGCTACCTTTGTGATGACTTAGCCAGTGAACTATGCTACAAGAATGCCCTCAAACAATTATTTACTCAAgagaaagtaaaaaaattacttacttTGGCATCAACAGGCCAAGCTCAATCTTCTTTATTCAACCTCCTTTCTGCTGTCCATCCAGATGGTGTTGCTGGACTACTTGAAGAATGCATGGCTATTGTCACAAACTGCAATGGTTTATCTGAGGATGTTGATCGCCAATCTGAAGTGAGGTCTGCACATAAGTTATTGCTTTCATTGGGTTATTTTGATGATATGTTGGAAGCCTTAACATCCCTCTTGCATAAGGCTGCTTACCGGTGTCATATTAAATTTGGCACAGTCATGCCATCACATAGCATTTCTTCTGTTAAGGGGAAGAAATCTAAATCCTCTGGAAATTTCTCATTTAAATCAAAGATTATAAACAGAAAGCAATCTTTTGAGGATGATTATTTAGTTGCTGTTGGGATAGCATGGCAAGTTAGGGACTTCCTTCTAAACGAGGATACCAGAAAAGCCTTGCTAAGACCTCAAACGTTAGAGATGTTATTTTTATCCCTCAAGATAATCTCCGAGGTAACAATTGTGCATTGTGGGGAGTATGATTACATGGACATTTCCCCCATTTTGGCATATATGGCTATTGCTCTGCAAATGACCGTTGATATTGTTAGCACAACTAGTATTCAGAATAATGATAGGAAAAAACGTAAGACTGAGGCTTCTACATCACTCTCAGAG TCTATCTTGGAGCAGACGATAGAGCATGTGCTCGACTGTTTAGAAAAACTATTTGTAGCAGATGACTCCACAAAAAATGACAAAGTTGATTCAGATCTTCAGTCTGCCAACAGGACAAATAGAATTGCCACACAAAGTG ATTCTGCGCACAACAAACCTCGGCAAGTATTATGTAAGGTGAAGATGCTTACTGCTGTTCTCAAGTTCATGGCTGACACATTCGCAATGGATTTTGCTCCCCACAACCATGAATTATTCTTAAATTACACATCAAAATGTGTGCAGCACATTATGTCTTCGTTGGACAGGCTACATCATAAACAGATACGGTTTAACGAAGATGATATGAAAAGCGTATTCTTTTGTCTGAAAAGCTCTTTCACCTATGCAACAAAAGTACTAAATATGACACTCACAGATTCCAGTGGATTATCCACAAATTCACCAACAGCTTTTGCCCTTGCAAATGACCTGCTTGATTTAGTCGTTTTGATTGAATCATACTTGGGCTCTGGATATGCCTCGCGTCTTGTTGCAGCAGCAAACCCTTGGCTCCCCGATTTGGTTCTGGCATTAGCATCTATAAGTGTTCAGAAACATGGTGTGGGTGGCAGGAAACATTCAACTGCATCTGACCAAATGAAGCTTCGTATTCCAAAATGGATCTTGATTGTAGCCAAGACTGAGCTGTCATCTGTAAAGGACGCTGCAGAAGATGGATATTCCGACCAACAGAAATTCTCTGCCTTTGATAGGCTTGTGTCCATGCTGGTTGTGCTATTGAAAAAGAATTCCGATGTAATGGATGCAGTTGGGGTTATTTTCTTGGATTCTTCACTTGTTGGGCTGGAAAGAAAAGACATTGGACTAGCATTAGGACTATTGCACTTTGTACGTTTCAAGTTGTTCGAACATGACGACAGGGATTGGGGTGACATGATGCTGTCTTCTCTGCAGGGGATCTATCCTAAGATAGAGAGGGAAATTGCAGAAGAGAATCATGAAGAGGAACTGGATAAATTAACCTTTgcaaaagatttgattgaaccTCTTTGGATGCATCATTTATATGAAACTGGAAAGGTATCCATGACAGATGAATAG